A section of the Chloroflexota bacterium genome encodes:
- the metG gene encoding methionine--tRNA ligase yields MRWGRPGRFCARTGIIAASAPLFPRPGGAMPSFYQACAIDYPNGNPHLGHAFEKIGADCQARFKRLKGFDVFFSTGVDENSLNVARTAAAAGLDAREFIDSMSPRFAALWEHLDVSASAFIRTTEPRHHQAAQEFFRRAQARGDIYSDRYEGWYCLSCENYYAEDELVEGVCPIHRRAPEWLAEENYFFALTGYQERLRTHFLDNPDFVIPRSRYNEMLALIEGGLKDFSVSRHRADWGIPTPDDPDHVIYVWFDALINYATVVGFTSDDEAFRRWWPCDAQVIGKDILRFHAIYWPAMLWSCGLEPPAKIVSHGFIDMAGEKLSKSRGNVIDPYDVTEYYGVDPLRYYLLREMRFLLDGSFRRETLHSRYNHDLGNDLGNLLNRCVAMISRYCDGVLPQPGEAADEDAELQSAARSAWSDAERHYAAWEFSEALESAWRFIAAANRYVDQTQPFRLARDPAAGGRVGTILYHLADCLRQIAVLVYPAMPGVGERISSQLGCPGPGQVSWDESARWSTISPGNPVPGGRPLFPRLDMLD; encoded by the coding sequence ATGCGGTGGGGCCGCCCCGGTCGATTTTGCGCCCGCACGGGGATAATTGCCGCGAGCGCGCCCCTTTTTCCCCGTCCCGGCGGTGCAATGCCCAGTTTCTACCAAGCTTGTGCGATCGACTACCCCAACGGGAACCCGCATCTTGGCCACGCATTTGAAAAGATCGGCGCCGACTGCCAGGCGCGGTTCAAGCGCCTCAAGGGATTCGACGTGTTCTTCTCCACCGGGGTGGACGAGAACAGCCTCAACGTTGCCCGCACGGCGGCCGCGGCCGGCCTTGACGCGCGCGAATTCATCGACTCGATGTCGCCCCGGTTCGCCGCGCTGTGGGAGCACCTCGACGTTTCGGCCAGCGCCTTTATCCGCACAACCGAACCGCGTCACCACCAGGCCGCGCAGGAGTTCTTCCGCCGCGCCCAAGCCCGCGGCGACATCTACAGCGACCGGTACGAAGGCTGGTACTGTCTTTCGTGCGAGAACTATTACGCCGAGGACGAACTGGTCGAAGGCGTTTGCCCGATCCACCGGCGGGCGCCGGAATGGCTGGCCGAGGAAAACTACTTCTTCGCCCTTACCGGGTACCAGGAGCGATTGCGGACGCACTTCCTGGACAACCCGGATTTCGTGATTCCGCGCTCACGCTACAACGAAATGCTGGCCCTGATAGAGGGCGGGCTCAAGGACTTTTCGGTCTCACGCCATCGCGCCGACTGGGGAATCCCGACCCCGGACGACCCCGACCACGTTATCTATGTCTGGTTTGACGCGCTGATCAATTACGCAACCGTCGTCGGGTTCACCAGCGACGACGAAGCCTTCCGGCGCTGGTGGCCGTGCGACGCCCAGGTCATCGGCAAGGACATCCTGCGCTTTCACGCCATCTACTGGCCGGCCATGCTCTGGTCCTGCGGTCTGGAACCGCCAGCCAAGATCGTCTCGCACGGGTTCATCGACATGGCCGGCGAGAAGTTGAGCAAATCGCGCGGCAACGTTATCGACCCCTACGACGTGACCGAGTACTACGGAGTCGATCCGCTCCGCTACTACTTGCTGCGCGAGATGCGTTTTCTGCTGGACGGTAGTTTTCGTCGTGAGACCCTGCACTCGCGTTACAACCACGATCTCGGCAACGACCTTGGCAACCTGCTGAATCGCTGCGTGGCGATGATCTCCCGCTACTGCGACGGGGTTCTGCCACAACCGGGCGAGGCCGCTGACGAAGATGCCGAGCTGCAGTCCGCGGCCAGGTCCGCGTGGTCGGACGCCGAACGGCACTACGCCGCCTGGGAGTTTTCCGAGGCCCTCGAATCGGCCTGGCGGTTCATCGCCGCCGCAAATCGCTATGTCGACCAGACCCAACCGTTCAGACTGGCCAGGGATCCCGCTGCCGGGGGGCGCGTGGGCACGATCCTCTATCACCTGGCCGACTGCCTGCGCCAGATTGCGGTCCTGGTTTATCCCGCTATGCCAGGGGTGGGGGAACGCATATCCTCCCAACTCGGCTGCCCCGGCCCCGGGCAGGTTAGCTGGGACGAATCCGCGCGCTGGTCGACGATTTCACCCGGCAATCCGGTTCCCGGGGGTCGGCCGCTATTCCCACGGCTTGACATGCTCGACTAG
- a CDS encoding TatD family deoxyribonuclease, with protein sequence MSPLLFDSHCHLNHDAFGADLPEVIGRARDAGVGRLLVPGFDLESSIKAIALARNDDSISAAAAVHPYSAAELDSDAKSRLAEIWASGAAVAVGEIGLDFAGRGYPEPEVQSEAFAWQLDQAERLGLPVIIHQRRSAAAILEQLAGRRITGVMHCWSLGPEDLDRFLELGLYVSFAGLLTFKSAEPVRAAATLVPDGRLLVETDAPYLVPRGARSGRRNEPANLPLTIDLLARLRHSARDEVAALCAENARALFDLPDAA encoded by the coding sequence GTGTCGCCATTGCTGTTCGACTCGCACTGCCACCTCAACCACGACGCTTTCGGCGCGGATCTGCCGGAGGTGATCGGGCGGGCCCGGGACGCAGGCGTGGGACGCCTGCTGGTGCCGGGATTCGACCTGGAATCTTCAATTAAGGCGATTGCGTTGGCGCGCAACGACGATTCAATTAGCGCCGCCGCCGCCGTTCACCCTTATTCGGCGGCCGAACTTGACTCGGACGCCAAGTCACGCCTGGCGGAAATCTGGGCATCTGGCGCGGCGGTCGCTGTCGGCGAGATCGGTCTCGACTTCGCCGGGCGCGGTTATCCGGAACCCGAGGTCCAGAGTGAAGCGTTCGCCTGGCAGCTCGACCAGGCCGAGCGGCTGGGACTGCCGGTCATCATCCATCAGCGCCGGTCCGCGGCCGCGATTCTGGAGCAGCTTGCCGGACGCCGCATCACCGGCGTCATGCACTGCTGGAGTCTCGGCCCGGAGGACCTTGACCGGTTCCTGGAACTTGGCCTGTACGTCTCGTTCGCCGGGTTGCTGACCTTCAAATCCGCCGAACCGGTTCGGGCCGCGGCGACGCTGGTCCCGGACGGACGCCTGCTGGTGGAAACCGACGCACCCTACCTGGTCCCGCGTGGTGCGCGTTCGGGGCGCCGCAACGAGCCCGCCAACCTGCCGTTGACGATCGATTTGCTGGCCCGCCTGCGGCATTCCGCCAGAGATGAAGTCGCGGCCCTATGCGCGGAAAACGCGCGGGCCTTGTTCGAC